A single Pedobacter sp. PACM 27299 DNA region contains:
- a CDS encoding RagB/SusD family nutrient uptake outer membrane protein, whose product MMLTPGCTKDFLEKPKGGVATVDTVFHTKNQAQYAVAQMYNRCITAYAPSNSSGSRPESITDQLYIIHGINDTWAGTAINTSTYITGNMSPSGNADWGGFGSHYKGIRQANLVLKNIDMVVDADDNWKKDVKAQAIFCRALQHFELFRYYGGIPILDHALGEENLLLPRNSVERVVNTIVQWCDEAAAVLPLSRSAVDYGKATRLAALALKSRVLLYAASPLYNTPEYMRTEVIGARFGDARDSVLAYPSYSKERWKRAADAALEVINNAPAAGVELLNTGKPLTTGETYATLGDYESVWNVAGNKELILVNPRSLLEMDWWTQWMFSKLLNLSWGIKQNVPIEFMQLYEKRDGTKWKLPAKGDNLPEDIKALNLDPRFYQTIAYDGMWYSARSGFLDYYKAGDGFLEGRISGTDNIPNGYALETYKFVPRVDNMSINHFTWPVFRLAEFQLNYAEAISEYEGPNSKAFEAVNVLRSRAGMPNNHESNPELFRAFIQNERTIELAYENHRYNDLLRWLKANEVLNQTLHGIVTTAKKGNNGTLLRSWEQGVFIPRVFPKRYYYLPFSNTEVSKNYLGGVGTGWAGQNPGW is encoded by the coding sequence ATGATGCTTACACCTGGCTGTACCAAAGATTTTCTTGAAAAACCAAAGGGGGGAGTGGCAACTGTAGATACAGTTTTTCACACTAAAAATCAGGCACAATACGCTGTAGCGCAAATGTACAACAGATGTATTACAGCGTATGCACCCAGCAATAGTAGTGGTTCCCGCCCCGAATCTATCACAGATCAACTGTACATTATTCACGGAATAAATGATACCTGGGCAGGAACAGCAATTAATACGTCCACCTATATTACAGGTAACATGTCTCCTTCAGGAAATGCCGATTGGGGTGGTTTTGGTTCCCATTACAAAGGAATCAGACAAGCTAACCTTGTATTGAAAAACATAGATATGGTGGTGGATGCCGATGACAACTGGAAAAAAGATGTTAAAGCTCAGGCTATATTCTGCCGCGCATTACAACATTTTGAACTGTTTCGCTATTACGGTGGAATTCCAATTCTGGATCACGCCCTGGGAGAAGAAAACCTGCTGCTACCACGAAATTCTGTAGAAAGAGTAGTCAATACGATTGTACAATGGTGTGATGAAGCTGCAGCAGTATTGCCATTGTCGCGTTCGGCAGTGGATTATGGAAAAGCAACACGTTTAGCTGCTTTAGCCTTAAAATCTCGCGTATTGTTATATGCGGCGAGTCCGCTGTACAATACCCCGGAATACATGAGGACTGAAGTTATTGGCGCCCGTTTCGGAGATGCACGTGATTCGGTTCTTGCCTACCCATCCTATAGCAAAGAGCGTTGGAAGAGAGCTGCAGATGCAGCATTGGAGGTGATTAACAATGCACCAGCAGCAGGAGTAGAGCTACTTAATACCGGAAAACCATTAACTACCGGAGAAACCTATGCTACACTTGGTGATTATGAATCGGTCTGGAATGTAGCTGGAAATAAGGAATTGATTTTAGTGAATCCACGCAGTCTGCTAGAGATGGATTGGTGGACGCAATGGATGTTCTCCAAGCTCTTGAACCTGTCCTGGGGAATCAAACAGAATGTGCCGATTGAATTTATGCAGCTGTATGAAAAACGGGATGGCACAAAATGGAAGCTGCCTGCAAAAGGAGATAACCTACCTGAAGACATCAAAGCGCTTAATCTGGATCCCAGATTTTATCAGACTATTGCATATGATGGAATGTGGTACAGCGCTAGATCTGGTTTTTTAGATTACTATAAGGCTGGCGACGGTTTTCTGGAAGGAAGAATTTCTGGAACAGATAATATCCCGAATGGATATGCGCTGGAAACCTACAAATTTGTTCCCCGTGTAGATAATATGTCCATAAATCATTTTACCTGGCCGGTATTTCGTTTGGCGGAATTTCAGTTAAACTATGCGGAGGCCATCAGTGAATACGAAGGTCCAAATTCTAAAGCATTTGAAGCGGTAAATGTACTACGTTCAAGAGCAGGTATGCCTAACAATCATGAAAGCAACCCAGAGTTGTTTAGGGCATTCATTCAGAATGAAAGAACAATTGAGCTTGCTTATGAGAACCACCGGTATAACGATCTTTTACGATGGCTGAAAGCGAATGAAGTACTCAATCAAACCCTTCATGGCATTGTCACTACAGCAAAAAAAGGCAACAACGGAACGTTACTTCGTTCCTGGGAACAAGGTGTTTTTATACCAAGGGTATTCCCTAAAAGGTATTATTATTTGCCTTTCTCCAACACGGAGGTCAGTAAAAATTACCTTGGAGGAGTGGGTACAGGCTGGGCTGGACAGAATCCAGGATGGTAG
- a CDS encoding TonB-dependent receptor yields the protein MKLTVILLTVAILQSSAATFAQKVSISTRDTPIKSVLYKLTRQTGFNFIVDAALLEQLKPVTLNVKNESMEEVLKRCFDQRKFEFIFNENETIVIKSRAPLSPSRLINIKGKVTDEKGEPLSGVSISVKGMTISRFTDVNGNFSLINVPADGILIFSFVGKTKKEVVINSRTELNVVMEDQAYNADEVVIVGYGQQKKQSVTGAISTVSGKDLVQSPVANLSNALAGRLSGLTTIQGNGKPGADGSALFIRGIGTYTGNNSPLVMVDGVARDSWDNIDPNEVESISVLKDASATAVYGVRGANGVILIVTKRGKEGEPMIHASAQTAVVQMNRFPKFVNSFEYASLMNEKSFQQYWINHAKDADISTWDDFMKKRDANWIKEAPNYYSEEELLYYKNSKIPKLANGEKNPYYDPYFHPDVDWREQLFKKSAMQSQFNVNVGGGTERVKYFVSLGHLNQGGLFKTDYMPFSEESQYNNRRSNLRANLDFDVNKDFRVSVDIGTQFQTQTGLVDEDWIWNQRVMWTTPLTTPGMIDGKFVMPYTNPKIGDNPLYQISTRDFRVTNSSTLNSLIRLNHKLGFITEGLSANARVAYDSYFSTMTGGRYTPGYYIIKPGENGDISNPKLVMAAEDQAPQRYSDWYNGKWRKIYGEFSLNYSRTFGDHAVSALALYNIEKKFDPNLANKLPHGYLGAVGRATYAYKSRYLGEVNVGYNGSENFPEGMRFGLLPAYSLGWVASNESFFPKNDYLTYLKFRGSLGKVGNDNIGGARYLYLPDTWNYTGGYTFGTLNDRNWVPGAEEGRIGNQHVTWETSTKMNIGLETRFFKDKLSITYDYYNEHRKDILSYKQTVPDIVQASLPPYNLGEVKNWGHELEANFRSNLRNVNYWVKANASTNKNKIVFMDEAIMEGLEYQSATGRPVGQPSYLQADGLYTSWATLYEIDRNGNPVLGKPIRAKNKSGQEYTNAAGNPVYQKDLGYAGVVLQPGEVRLIDVNEDGVIDDKDYMRSGKTAIPEFSYGVAMGFNYKGFDFSILFQGVSGVAKYVNNNRHFNNKESMSEVDLNRFTLERYNNGDQIDFPIAAYSHASSYNTFLLKDASYLRLKNMEIGYSLQPKFLKKVGIRSARIYANGNNLYTWAPSLIWGDPENLGYVGYPITRTYNFGISFNF from the coding sequence ATGAAACTTACTGTTATTTTGTTAACAGTTGCCATTCTACAGAGTTCTGCAGCTACTTTTGCGCAAAAAGTGAGCATCTCCACCAGGGATACTCCTATAAAAAGTGTGCTTTATAAATTGACCCGACAAACGGGTTTTAATTTTATTGTGGATGCGGCTCTATTAGAACAGCTGAAACCTGTGACATTGAATGTGAAAAATGAGTCTATGGAAGAAGTGCTGAAAAGATGCTTTGACCAAAGAAAGTTTGAGTTCATATTCAACGAAAATGAAACCATTGTCATTAAAAGCAGAGCTCCGCTTTCACCCTCTCGACTGATTAACATCAAAGGAAAGGTAACTGACGAGAAAGGAGAGCCCCTGTCTGGAGTCTCCATTTCTGTGAAAGGAATGACGATAAGCCGTTTTACCGATGTCAACGGAAACTTTTCCCTTATCAATGTTCCCGCTGATGGGATCCTAATTTTTTCATTTGTTGGAAAGACCAAAAAGGAAGTGGTCATCAATAGCCGTACTGAACTGAATGTGGTGATGGAAGATCAGGCTTATAATGCCGATGAAGTAGTCATTGTTGGTTACGGACAACAAAAGAAACAGTCCGTTACAGGTGCAATCTCCACTGTTTCTGGAAAAGACCTGGTGCAGTCTCCTGTAGCAAACCTGAGTAATGCATTAGCAGGGCGTTTATCCGGGTTAACTACCATTCAGGGAAATGGTAAGCCTGGTGCAGACGGATCCGCTTTATTTATCCGGGGTATTGGAACCTATACAGGAAATAATAGCCCCTTGGTAATGGTCGACGGTGTGGCTCGTGATAGTTGGGACAATATTGATCCTAATGAAGTTGAGTCCATTAGCGTGTTGAAAGATGCCTCTGCCACTGCCGTTTATGGTGTACGCGGTGCCAATGGTGTAATCTTGATTGTTACTAAACGTGGTAAAGAAGGGGAGCCCATGATCCACGCTTCTGCACAGACGGCAGTTGTACAAATGAACCGCTTTCCCAAGTTTGTCAATTCCTTTGAGTACGCTAGTTTGATGAATGAAAAAAGCTTCCAGCAGTATTGGATTAATCATGCCAAAGATGCCGATATCAGTACCTGGGACGATTTTATGAAGAAACGTGATGCCAATTGGATTAAAGAAGCACCAAACTATTATTCGGAAGAGGAGCTATTGTATTATAAAAACTCCAAAATCCCGAAGCTTGCCAACGGAGAGAAAAATCCGTACTATGATCCCTATTTTCATCCGGATGTAGATTGGAGGGAACAGCTTTTTAAGAAATCGGCGATGCAAAGCCAGTTCAATGTGAATGTTGGAGGCGGTACAGAGCGGGTTAAATATTTTGTCTCCTTAGGGCATCTTAACCAGGGTGGTCTATTTAAAACAGATTACATGCCTTTCTCAGAGGAGAGCCAGTACAACAATAGACGTTCTAATCTTCGTGCCAATCTGGACTTTGATGTGAATAAAGATTTCAGAGTTTCAGTAGATATTGGTACACAGTTTCAAACGCAGACTGGATTGGTTGATGAAGACTGGATCTGGAATCAAAGGGTCATGTGGACCACACCTCTTACTACACCTGGAATGATTGATGGGAAATTTGTAATGCCTTATACAAATCCTAAAATAGGCGATAATCCCCTCTATCAGATTTCCACCAGAGATTTTCGGGTAACAAATTCAAGTACACTGAATTCCCTCATTCGTTTAAATCATAAACTTGGCTTTATCACCGAGGGCTTAAGTGCAAATGCAAGGGTGGCTTACGATAGCTACTTCTCTACGATGACCGGTGGTAGATATACTCCTGGATATTACATCATCAAGCCAGGAGAAAATGGTGATATTTCGAATCCCAAATTGGTGATGGCGGCGGAAGATCAGGCGCCGCAACGTTATTCTGACTGGTACAATGGAAAATGGAGGAAGATTTACGGAGAGTTCTCCCTGAATTATAGTCGCACTTTCGGAGATCATGCGGTTTCTGCGCTAGCACTTTATAACATAGAGAAGAAGTTTGATCCTAACTTGGCTAATAAGTTGCCACACGGTTACCTTGGGGCTGTTGGACGTGCCACTTATGCCTATAAAAGCAGGTACTTGGGAGAGGTCAATGTAGGTTACAACGGATCGGAGAACTTTCCAGAAGGAATGCGCTTCGGACTCTTACCAGCTTATTCTTTGGGATGGGTAGCTTCTAATGAAAGCTTTTTTCCTAAAAATGACTACCTGACTTATTTGAAGTTTCGGGGGTCATTGGGTAAGGTAGGTAATGATAATATCGGGGGTGCCCGCTATCTATACCTTCCTGATACCTGGAATTATACCGGAGGTTATACTTTCGGAACACTCAACGACCGCAATTGGGTACCTGGCGCCGAAGAAGGCCGTATTGGAAATCAGCATGTCACCTGGGAAACCTCTACAAAAATGAACATTGGTTTAGAAACCAGATTTTTTAAGGATAAGTTATCTATTACCTACGATTATTATAATGAACATCGTAAAGACATTCTTTCTTATAAACAGACCGTGCCAGACATTGTCCAGGCATCTTTACCTCCATATAATTTAGGGGAAGTTAAAAACTGGGGACATGAGCTTGAAGCCAATTTTAGATCCAATCTCCGCAACGTTAATTACTGGGTAAAGGCGAATGCCTCTACCAATAAGAATAAGATTGTATTTATGGATGAGGCGATTATGGAGGGCCTTGAATATCAATCGGCCACAGGAAGACCAGTTGGTCAGCCTTCCTATTTGCAAGCCGATGGACTTTACACTTCCTGGGCCACACTTTATGAGATCGACCGAAATGGAAATCCAGTACTTGGAAAACCTATAAGAGCAAAGAACAAAAGTGGTCAGGAATATACTAATGCTGCGGGAAATCCAGTATATCAAAAAGACCTGGGCTATGCTGGAGTGGTGCTTCAACCTGGAGAGGTTCGTTTGATTGATGTCAATGAAGATGGAGTAATCGACGACAAAGACTATATGCGTTCAGGAAAAACAGCAATTCCGGAGTTTAGTTATGGGGTAGCTATGGGCTTTAATTATAAAGGGTTTGACTTCTCTATCCTTTTTCAAGGTGTTTCAGGTGTAGCGAAGTACGTAAACAATAACCGGCACTTTAACAATAAAGAATCTATGTCTGAAGTTGACCTAAACCGCTTTACATTAGAGCGGTATAATAATGGCGATCAGATCGACTTTCCAATAGCTGCCTATTCCCATGCTTCCTCTTACAATACATTTTTATTGAAAGATGCTTCGTATCTAAGATTGAAAAATATGGAGATCGGTTATAGTCTGCAGCCAAAATTCCTTAAAAAGGTGGGGATCAGATCCGCCAGAATTTATGCAAATGGTAATAACCTATACACCTGGGCACCAAGCCTGATATGGGGAGATCCTGAGAATCTGGGGTATGTAGGATATCCAATTACCCGTACTTATAATTTCGGGATAAGCTTTAATTTTTAA